The Arvicanthis niloticus isolate mArvNil1 chromosome 8, mArvNil1.pat.X, whole genome shotgun sequence genome segment GTGATCAGAGAAAGTATCAAACTCAGCTATAGCCACCTACACAAGCAAACCAGCTCTGTTTTGAGAACGTGGGTGGCTCTTAAAAGAGCCTTTGAGTTCGTTTTGAGTTAGACAACTCACTTGGAGCTAGTGTACTTGGTGACGGCCTTGGTGCCCTCGGACACAGCGTGCTTGGCCAGCTCCCCGGGCAGCAGCAGGCGCACGGCCGTCTGGATCTCCCGGGACGTGATGGTCGAGCGCTTGTTGTAATGCGCCAGGCGCGACGCCTCACCCGCGATGCGCTCGAAGATGTCGTTCACGAACGAGTTCATGATGCCCATGGCCTTGGACGAGATGCCCGTGTCGGGGTGCACTTGCTTCAGCACCTTGTACACGTACACCGAGTAGCTCTCCTTGCGGCTGCGCTTGCGCTTCTTGCCGTCCTTCTTCTGCGCCTTGGTCACGGCCTTCTTGGAGCCCTTCTTCGGGGCCGGAGCGGACTTCGCAGGCTCAGGCATTGTGAGCAAAGACTTCTGCCACTCTAGAAATTCACCCGTGAGCCCTTCTCTCTTTATAAGGCGTTATTCAAATGAAGCTTAGGAAAGCACATTTCTGATTGGTCAAATTTTTCAACTATTCAGGAAATATTGCCCAATAGAAATACGCCTCGGCATAACGCTTCCCATTGGTcgagaagaaagaagaagtcaGCCAATCGTATAGGTCCTCTTTCGCGCCCAGGGAATCCTATAAATACTAAGATCCTCCACACTTGTGCTACCTTGTTGTTAGTAGCTTACTGTTTTTGATAATGTCTGGACGCGGCAAACAGGGTGGCAAGGCTCGCGCCAAGGCCAAGACCCGCTCCTCCCGGGCAGGCCTGCAGTTCCCCGTCGGCCGCGTGCACCGCTTGCTCCGCAAGGGCAACTATTCAGAGCGGGTGGGCGCCGGCGCCCCGGTGTACCTGGCGGCCGTGCTGGAGTACCTGACGGCCGAGATCCTGGAGCTGGCGGGCAACGCGGCTCGCGACAACAAGAAGACGCGCATCATCCCGCGCCACCTGCAGCTGGCCATCCGCAACGACGAGGAGCTCAACAAGCTGCTGGGCCGCGTGACCATCGCGCAGGGCGGCGTCCTGCCCAACATCCAGGCCGTGCTGCTGCCCAAGAAGACCGAGAGCCACCATAAAGCCAAGGGCAAATAAGACCAGCTTCTCCCGGATCTGCAAACAAAGGCTCTTTTCAGAGCCACCTACTCAAGTCTTTTAAAGAGCTTAAGCTTTTTTTGATAACTACGTTGCTAAAAACTCAACAGGACTACAGAAGCAATATTATTTCCCTTCGTCCCCTATGTTAATTTTTGCAACATTTAACCACCCCCGGGACTACACTGGTGAAGTCTCAGTTGATAGCTTGTATATTCATCTATTTTTGGGGAGGACCGTACAATGTTAACAAATTTAATAGTCTTCGTAAATCAAaaacaggaaaacatttttttgccACAGcatttaaattgattttaatgTTTAGAATTGTTAATAGCAGGTGACTTCTTAAAATTGAAAACTGACAGGATCAATTATGTTTCATCGAGACTTGAACCATAACTTGAATTTCTTATAGATGAAGACTTAAAAGTAAGTTTACAGAGTTGAACAAATggccattcatttttttcttggtatGTGGAATTTTGGCAGACTCAAGTGATATACGATGCATTGAAGTTTGAA includes the following:
- the LOC117713670 gene encoding histone H2B type 1-C/E/F/G/I codes for the protein MPEPAKSAPAPKKGSKKAVTKAQKKDGKKRKRSRKESYSVYVYKVLKQVHPDTGISSKAMGIMNSFVNDIFERIAGEASRLAHYNKRSTITSREIQTAVRLLLPGELAKHAVSEGTKAVTKYTSSKILWNKFYYLSSF
- the LOC117713671 gene encoding histone H2A type 1-B, whose protein sequence is MSGRGKQGGKARAKAKTRSSRAGLQFPVGRVHRLLRKGNYSERVGAGAPVYLAAVLEYLTAEILELAGNAARDNKKTRIIPRHLQLAIRNDEELNKLLGRVTIAQGGVLPNIQAVLLPKKTESHHKAKGK